The DNA segment TATCTCCACCCGCCGCACGGGATAGATTTTCTTCGCAACCTTATAGATGTCCGAAGACAGTTTTCCGAGTATGATCTCCTGCAGATATTTATTAAATTCCAAGCTTGCCGCCCTATTCCTGATTACGTCCTCCATTATCTTCCTGATCTCTCTTATCTGCGATTCACTCGCTTTCTTCAGGGTGAAACAGGACGACTTCACGCGGATGGTCTCGCCATCCTTAGTCACGACCTCGATATTCGAGTCGACCTTCGAACTCCGCTTACGCGCTAAACTGCGGAGATAATCGCCATCTATCTTATGCCCTATGAATCGGGTATAAGCATTGGTATGGTCAACTTCATAGATTTCAAGCAATAATTTCATATTTGAATTCTTTATGAGTCTGCCGGTAAGTTCATCCACCGTCATCTCCACCCTTCTGCCGAGTAACTTGGCTGGATCGTCCGAGACCGTATCGCCCGCTTTTACATCGCCGAACATCTGCGGTGCTAATACCGTGTACCACGCTTTCGCTTTCCACTTATCTTTCACTCTTTTCTTTGCCAGTTCTGCTCACGCTCCTTCTTCTTTCGCTTCTTATAAAAGAGCTAGTATCATAAAAACCCTTACTCACTTCTTCGCTCACCGGCCGCGTAGATAATTCAAGACGGCTTCAAATATCCTCTTACCGTCGCCGTATGCATCTCCGTTAGCGGTTACGTTGTCTTTACCCGCTCGCCGCGCGCGTGGCTCTCTCGTCCATTCTGAGTCCATGAAATTGTAGAATGCTCGCTCGGGATGCGGCATTAAACCTAATATCGTGCCTTCAGGGTTGCAGATCCCCGCGATATTACGGAGCGAGCCGTTAGGATTCCAAGGGTAAGCAGCATAATCGCCCTCGGGATCAACGTAGCGGAAGACGATCTGATCGTTATCCTCCAGACGTTGTAAGTACTCCGCACTCGTTCGCTCGTCAATGAAGAACTTGCCCTCCGCATGTGCGCACGGGATCTTCAGGATGCTTCCCTTCTCGATACCCTGCGTAAAGACACAGTTTCCTCTGTTTTCATGCTTTATGAGTGTGGGCCGGCATTCAAAGCGAGCGGAATCGTTCGTCGTCAACGCGGCCTGCTGCACTCCGATCTCGCCAGGAGCGCCAAAGCCGGGCAGCAGCCCCAGCTCCACAAGCACCTGGAAGCCGTTGCAGATGCCTAATATCGGCTTTTCGTCTCGTATAAATGCCGTGATTTCGTCGCCCAGTGCGCCGTTTATCCGCGCAGCCAGTATCGCGCCAGCCCGTATATA comes from the Methanomicrobia archaeon genome and includes:
- the purQ gene encoding phosphoribosylformylglycinamidine synthase subunit PurQ — translated: MNLNIKICILRIEGTNCEYETSLSFSRLGASAEIVHLKQLIGAVKERERRSLADYDALVIPGGFSSGDYIRAGAILAARINGALGDEITAFIRDEKPILGICNGFQVLVELGLLPGFGAPGEIGVQQAALTTNDSARFECRPTLIKHENRGNCVFTQGIEKGSILKIPCAHAEGKFFIDERTSAEYLQRLEDNDQIVFRYVDPEGDYAAYPWNPNGSLRNIAGICNPEGTILGLMPHPERAFYNFMDSEWTREPRARRAGKDNVTANGDAYGDGKRIFEAVLNYLRGR
- a CDS encoding 30S ribosomal protein S3ae — translated: MAKKRVKDKWKAKAWYTVLAPQMFGDVKAGDTVSDDPAKLLGRRVEMTVDELTGRLIKNSNMKLLLEIYEVDHTNAYTRFIGHKIDGDYLRSLARKRSSKVDSNIEVVTKDGETIRVKSSCFTLKKASESQIREIRKIMEDVIRNRAASLEFNKYLQEIILGKLSSDIYKVAKKIYPVRRVEIAKTERSLAPV